The Pongo abelii isolate AG06213 chromosome 20, NHGRI_mPonAbe1-v2.0_pri, whole genome shotgun sequence genome window below encodes:
- the LOC134760642 gene encoding WAS/WASL-interacting protein family member 1-like encodes MWPGLPQRPCLAGFQVCLAFPPLCGARRQWPPGARPDIPVRLVVAPYGLKDTRSLHVLSRDVGATCGHTGCISDSPVSLFARVAGSRVGMPEPPGLGDEGRPLLHPGRREAVGSWVSAFVADSTPCGPGDLSVPQRDPLRPNALEPHSRSPGGIHHRIPRGVRTAQPAPRSSSSTGNRGGRANKEVLTTGLLWVRPRVSGRPLWWSSSHPPPPPPQRPAPPPRSPQPPPRRHFLKGPQPDSPESGGRGSRRRQCACASPQPPLRSQ; translated from the coding sequence ATGTGGCCTGGACTCCCGCAAAGGCCCTGTCTCGCAGGTTTTCAGGTGTGCTTGGCTTTTCCTCCGCTCTGTGGGGCACGTCGGCAGTGGCCCCCGGGCGCACGCCCGGACATCCCTGTCCGTCTCGTCGTCGCCCCCTACGGCCTCAAAGACACACGGTCACTGCATGTGCTCTCGCGGGACGTCGGTGCCACGTGTGGTCACACCGGCTGCATCTCGGACTCGCCTGTGTCTCTCTTTGCACGGGTCGCCGGAAGCCGCGTCGGGATGCCGGAGCCCCCGGGCCTTGGAGATGAAGGCAGGCCCCTGCTCCacccaggaaggagggaggcagtgggctcatggGTCAGTGCCTTTGTAGCGGACAGCACGCCTTGCGGCCCTGGGGATCTTTCTGTGCCCCAGCGAGACCCTCTCCGCCCCAATGCATTGGAACCCCATTCCCGATCACCCGGTGGGATCCATCATCGGATCCCAAGAGGAGTCCGCACAGCCCAGCCGGCACCCCGAAGCTCCTCCTCCACCGGGAACCGAGGCGGAAGAGCGAACAAGGAGGTCCTGACCACAGGACTCCTATGGGTCCGACCCCGGGTCTCCGGCAGGCCCCTCTGGTggtcctcttcccacccgccgcCTCCCCCGCCGCAACGGCCAGCACCGCCGCCCCGGTCCCCGCAGCCGCCGCCtcgccgccattttttaaagggtccgcaGCCTGACTCTCCGGAGTCAGGGGGGCGGGGGAGTCGGCGTCGCCAGTGCGCATGCGCGAGTCCCCAGCCGCCGCTTCGGTCACAGTGA